The following coding sequences are from one Chthoniobacterales bacterium window:
- the lipB gene encoding lipoyl(octanoyl) transferase LipB: MNLSEPPPIEWLGRISFEAALARQEAEVAAVRAGASIGRLFLLEHESVYTIGRTRDQSSLLLRDHLPAPLHEINRGGQATWHGPGQLVGYAILDLHHHGGDLVRYLRFLEEVLIDALTHWQLEGRRRDGLTGVWVDDRKIASIGVGVRHWISMHGFGLNVCGSLDGFASIIPCGISGVDMTSVERECGRPVTVKEVADVVGERFAALLPSLQ, encoded by the coding sequence ATGAATCTCTCTGAGCCGCCGCCGATCGAATGGCTCGGCCGCATCTCCTTCGAGGCCGCGCTTGCCCGCCAGGAAGCCGAGGTCGCCGCCGTCCGCGCGGGCGCATCCATCGGCCGTCTCTTCCTGCTGGAGCACGAGTCCGTCTACACCATCGGCCGCACGCGCGATCAATCCAGCCTCCTCCTGCGCGACCACCTTCCCGCGCCGCTTCACGAGATCAATCGCGGCGGCCAGGCCACCTGGCACGGCCCCGGCCAGCTCGTCGGCTACGCCATTCTCGACCTGCACCACCATGGCGGCGATCTCGTCCGCTACCTGCGCTTCCTCGAGGAAGTCCTCATCGATGCACTCACGCACTGGCAACTCGAGGGTCGGCGCCGCGACGGGCTCACCGGAGTGTGGGTCGATGATCGGAAGATTGCCTCGATCGGCGTGGGCGTGCGCCACTGGATCTCGATGCACGGATTTGGCCTGAATGTCTGCGGTTCGCTCGACGGCTTCGCGAGCATCATTCCGTGCGGCATTTCCGGCGTCGACATGACCTCCGTCGAACGCGAGTGCGGCCGCCCCGTGACCGTGAAGGAAGTGGCCGATGTCGTCGGCGAGCGTTTTGCCGCCCTTCTTCCGAGCCTGCAGTGA
- a CDS encoding aminodeoxychorismate/anthranilate synthase component II: protein MILVIDNYDSFTYNLVQYFGELGAEPFVRRNDEITLGEIATLKPERICISPGPCTPKEAGISCDVLREFGGKMPILGVCLGHQCMGEVFGGEVVRAGRLMHGKTSPILHDGTGVFSDLPSPFEATRYHSLLVRRESLPDCLAITAWTEEGEIMGLTHKELPIYGVQFHPESILTSEGKRLLGNFLKL, encoded by the coding sequence ATGATTCTCGTCATCGATAACTACGACTCGTTCACCTACAACCTCGTCCAGTATTTCGGCGAACTCGGCGCGGAGCCGTTCGTGCGCCGGAACGACGAGATCACGCTCGGCGAGATTGCGACCTTGAAGCCCGAGCGGATCTGCATTTCCCCGGGGCCGTGCACGCCGAAGGAGGCGGGCATCAGCTGCGACGTGCTGCGGGAGTTCGGCGGGAAGATGCCGATCCTCGGCGTCTGCCTTGGCCACCAGTGCATGGGCGAGGTCTTCGGTGGCGAGGTCGTGCGGGCCGGGCGGCTCATGCACGGCAAGACATCGCCGATCCTGCACGACGGCACCGGCGTTTTCTCGGATCTGCCGAGCCCGTTCGAGGCCACGCGCTACCACTCGCTGCTCGTGCGGCGCGAATCGCTGCCGGATTGCCTCGCGATCACCGCGTGGACCGAGGAGGGCGAGATCATGGGCCTCACGCACAAGGAACTGCCCATCTACGGCGTCCAGTTCCACCCCGAGTCGATCCTCACCTCCGAGGGCAAGCGCCTGCTGGGAAATTTCCTGAAGCTCTGA